The genomic segment TGCCTTTTCATGGTTTATAGGTAAGGGCTATGAGTGTGCTGCTAAACCCTGCTACGAGCTTTTTCATAATAATGGAGAGGAAGATCCTGACGGCAGGTGGATCTTTGACATCTGTATTCCGCTGAAAAAATCCTGAAAATAGACAGAGGGTGTCTCATCGCATCCGTCGATTGGACACCCTTTTAATTCAAAAATCTATCCTTGCTCTTCAGTAAGTGTATCCAGGGGACTTTGGACATCATGGACATTCTTTTTCATAAGATGGGTGTAGATTTCCGTTGTCTTTACATCCTTATGGCCCAGCAATTTTTGCAGGAGGTGGAGATGAGTTCCCTGCTCTAAGAGGTGGGTTGCATAACTGTGGCGCAGGGTGTGACAGGTAACATGTTTTTCTATATTTGTCCTGCTCGTGGCGGTTTTTATCGCCTTCTGCAGGCCTGATTCCATCACATGGTGTCGACGTCTTTTGCCGGAACGTGGGTCCGAGGAAATTTTGCTGGCAGGAAAGAGAAATTGCCAGTTAACATCCATGGCCGCGAGTGGGTATTTAAAGGCCACCGCCTGGGGCAGATAGACCTCTCCATAGCCCTCGACTATATCCTCTTTATGTAGCTGTATCACCCGCGATACCTGGGCCTGGAGTTGATCGGTGATCAATCTCGGCAGGGGGACAGTTCGGTCATAACCGCCCTTACCTGCATTGACGAAAACGTGGCCCTCTGCAAAAACTATATCCTTGACCCTGAGACGAATGCACTCCATTAGGCC from the Desulfotalea psychrophila LSv54 genome contains:
- a CDS encoding integron integrase, with protein sequence MESSREFIPDPELGLLEQVQEVLRYYNYAYRTEQSYCAWIIRFLNFYDSPQEPAQMGITEVEEYLHYLQEHENASTSTQRQALNAISFLFQRVLGIELTAIAPSRSKRHLKLPTVLTQEEVSQLLSQLRGQHLLMAQLLYGCGLGLMECIRLRVKDIVFAEGHVFVNAGKGGYDRTVPLPRLITDQLQAQVSRVIQLHKEDIVEGYGEVYLPQAVAFKYPLAAMDVNWQFLFPASKISSDPRSGKRRRHHVMESGLQKAIKTATSRTNIEKHVTCHTLRHSYATHLLEQGTHLHLLQKLLGHKDVKTTEIYTHLMKKNVHDVQSPLDTLTEEQG